A single genomic interval of Amblyomma americanum isolate KBUSLIRL-KWMA chromosome 11, ASM5285725v1, whole genome shotgun sequence harbors:
- the LOC144109727 gene encoding uncharacterized protein LOC144109727 — translation MRYAAIAAAIIHAAMLLLGPTAVEPKQCYKGYCEEVVCKPISASECDGLVVPNASDCACCDYCVKQLEEGEICFSFTQFGLALWGQCKDGLKCNKSISRCEKKAHHTVPGHYPLIEKNTIPSHWGRFVRILIPRHQTSS, via the exons ATGAGGTACGCCGCCATTGCTGCCGCCATCATCCACGCCGCCATGTTGCTTTTGGGTCCCACGGCTGTGGAGCCGAAGCAGTGCTACAAGGGTTACTGCGAGGAAGTGGTCTGCAAGCCTATCAGCGCCAGCGAGTGCGACGGCTTGGTGGTGCCCAACGCCAGTGACTGCGCATGCTGCGACTATTGTGTCAAGCAGCTGG AGGAAGGCGAAATCTGCTTCTCATTCACCCAGTTCGGCCTGGCGCTCTGGGGCCAGTGTAAGGATGGCCTCAAGTGCAATAAATCCATATCCCGTTGCGAAAAAAAAGCCCATCATACCGTTCCT GGTCACTACCCGCTTATAGAGAAGAACACGATACCCTCGCATTGGGGCCGATTCGTGCGCATTCTCATTCCCAGGCATCAGACGTCATCTTAA
- the LOC144109728 gene encoding uncharacterized protein LOC144109728 yields the protein MGAKWWLTIVLSAAPCVVGCPCSEEACTQFKYTCRPLPKVCDGRITYGAGFCGCCQQCVRKISIGDPCNPLGLCPGPTECMENLYCDPDQKACLPFKLPSASNESSATEDTRGVVGPQNHYPDRNGSLSGV from the exons ATGGGGGCCAAGTGGTGGCTGACCATCGTGCTTTCCGCAGCTCCCTGCGTCGTCGGCTGCCCGTGTTCCGAGGAAGCGTGCACGCAGTTCAAGTACACCTGCCGGCCCCTTCCAAAAGTATGCGATGGGCGGATTACATACGGCGCCGGCTTCTGCGGGTGCTGCCAGCAGTGCGTGAGGAAGATCA GCATCGGAGACCCCTGTAACCCATTGGGGCTGTGCCCGGGACCGACCGAATGCATGGAGAACCTCTACTGCGACCCGGACCAGAAGGCCTGCCTTCCATTTAAATTACCTTCAGCCAGCAACGAAAGCAGCGCCACGGAGGACACGAGAGGAGTCGTCGGCCCCCAAAATCATTACC CTGATCGCAATGGCAGCCTCTCCGGTGTGTGA